Proteins from one Phycisphaerales bacterium genomic window:
- a CDS encoding DUF2190 family protein encodes MAQATFVHDGKSIDYTPGSAVAAGQVVVQSTLPGFARTPIPANALGSLGVAGIYDIVKVTGAINAGTAVYWDVNGDPVGGTAGTGALTTTSTGNAYLGKTVRAAAESDATARVIVDHSVIGLQSVLTGAIADPGDAGAIPVAQSGYVAIVTGGSETRTLAIPTFVGQELLLFIKTDGGTCVITVASAINQTGNNTITMAEVNDSIRLHAIDNNGTLVWRVVCNDGAALSTV; translated from the coding sequence ATGGCACAGGCAACTTTCGTTCACGACGGCAAGTCGATCGACTACACCCCCGGCAGCGCGGTCGCGGCCGGCCAGGTGGTGGTCCAGAGCACACTGCCGGGCTTTGCACGGACGCCGATCCCCGCCAACGCGCTGGGATCGCTGGGCGTGGCGGGCATCTACGACATCGTCAAGGTGACGGGCGCGATCAACGCCGGCACTGCGGTCTACTGGGATGTCAACGGCGATCCCGTCGGCGGCACCGCCGGGACCGGCGCGTTGACGACCACTTCGACAGGCAACGCCTATCTCGGCAAAACGGTGAGGGCCGCGGCCGAGTCCGATGCAACAGCCCGCGTGATCGTCGACCACTCGGTCATCGGCCTCCAGAGCGTCCTGACCGGCGCTATTGCCGACCCCGGCGATGCCGGAGCGATTCCCGTCGCGCAATCGGGCTACGTGGCGATCGTGACGGGCGGCTCGGAGACGCGGACGCTGGCGATCCCGACTTTTGTGGGGCAGGAACTCCTGCTGTTCATCAAGACGGATGGCGGCACGTGTGTGATCACCGTCGCGTCGGCGATCAACCAGACCGGCAACAACACGATCACGATGGCGGAAGTGAACGACTCGATCCGCCTCCACGCGATCGACAACAACGGCACGCTCGTCTGGCGTGTGGTGTGCAACGACGGCGCTGCACTTTCGACGGTGTGA